CCCTAACACAAACTAGACATGTacaaaaaaaaccggttttaaatTTGAAAAGAACCGGAACCAGATTTTGGAAAACCGGTTCGACTCAACCTATCCCAAGGGTTGTAGATCGCTTCTTATTCACTATCTTTGTAACCGGTTCAAAAATGAACCGATTGCAAAATAAACCTATTTAAATCCGGTCCGAATCAGTTTGTACCGGTTCGGGTTTTCATCATAAAAAACCGGTTTAAAAACTGAACCAATTTTTAAAGAACCGTCAATTCAGTTAAAAAACCGAaccagtttaaaaaaaaaaaaaaaaaaaaccccaattTGTACACATCTAAATGCACCCAAATCACAACAATAACCACCCTCCATACTTTAAAAAAaggttaatggatttaaacacccccAACTATTGCCATTTAGCCGTTGGCactctcaactttgactttggctcacaccactcccaacttaacacattGTTTGTCATGGCACCCCCTCGTTAAATAAACACTAACCTGGTTAGGAAAATTAGCCTACGTGTCAATTTAATCTGATGTGGCATGTATGGCGTGTAATTTTTCCCTGATTCATCGTCTTTAAACTCCCGCCGTGGCTCAGATCTTGCTCGATGATTGTTATTAGTTTTGATTTTAGTACGTTTAGTAACCGTAGGGTTTCGTAATCGCTTCCAGTGACGTCATACAAGTAGTGATGCATTCAGTGCACCACCACAGGTTCATCGGATCTCACTCCGAGTTTATTCATCAAATTATTGTTCATATTATTCAGATCTATACTCATGTTATTCAAATTATTCATATTATTATGCAGATTATTCAGATCTGAACTGATATTATTCAGATCTGAACAGATGTTGCCGATTTTACCTTCGAGAGGGACGAATTCGAACGGAAGACCGAGAGAATTAGAGAAATCGTGAAGACGACGGCCGGTGGCGTTAAGGAGTTCAATCGAAGAGCCGACGCCGGTGATTCTTAGCGATTTGATTTTGCGAGGTCTGGAAGCGAGGATGTGGAACAATCCTGGCCACTGGAGACCTTGCATGATGTCTAGATCTATAGTATGAACGGTTTCTTTACCTTCTATCGCTTGAAAAATCGCTTGATTCGCTGTGAAATGTGAGAATTTGATTGACGGAGAGATTGAATTGTAGGATTGAAGTGCGTTGCAAATCTTCTGGTTTTGAGCTAGGGCTAGGGTTTTGGTTTTGAACGTGAGCGGCGTCTAAGTTCTGATGTATGAACTGATGATTCATGCTTGTAATGCTTCGGCGAAGTACGCCGCTACACGCTCTGGCGAAGAACCGAAcggtgatgacagttctgaaatCTCCGGTAACAGATAGTTCTGTTGTTAGGATATTAGGGATAATCAGGGAAAAATTACACGTCATACATGCCACATCAGATTAAATTGACACGTAGGCTAATTTTCCTAACCAGGTTAGTGTTTATTTAACGAGGGGGTGCCATGACAAACAATGTGTTAAGTTGAGAGTGGTGTAagccaaagtcaaagttgaaAGTGTTGGCGACCAAATAGAAATAGTTGagggtgtttaaatccattaaccccTTTAAAAAAAAGACCTAGGTCAATTACACTTCATTCTCCTTTGGACCCAAATCCCCACCCACTCCACCCTCACCATcgccgcaccaccaccaccaccaccaccacaatgGTCGACACCACCGCCGTAGGAACCGCCTCTCTCCCCTCCGGTCCAGACGGCAAAAAACGCCGCGTCTCCTACTTCTACGAACCCTCAATCGGCGACTACTACTACGGGCAAGGCCACCCAATGAAACCCCACCGCATCCGCATGGCCCACAACCTCATCGTCCACTACTCTCTCCACCGTCGCATGGAGATCGTCCGCCCCTTCCCCGCCGGCCCAGAAGACATCCGGAGGTTCCACTCCGATGATTACGTCGACTTTCTTGCGTCGGTTACTCCGGACACTGTTCAGGATCACACACATACGAGGCATCTGAAACGGTTTAATGTGGGCGAAGATTGCCCGGTTTTTGATGGGATTTTTGAGTTTTGTCAGGCCTCGGCTGGTGGCTCCATCGGTGCTGCTGTTAAGTTGAATAGACAGGATGCTGATATCGCTGTGAATTGGGCGGGTGGGTTGCATCATGCGAAGAAGAGTGAGGCGTCTGGGTTTTGTTATGTTAATGATATTGTGTTGGGGATTCTTGAGCTTTTGAAGGTTCACAGGGTATGCATTTTTTCTTATGTTTATGTTTTtgtttctattatttatattatatttgttttgtttttgtttataaTAGTTTGATATTTGAATGCTGCATTGACCGATAATAATCCATAGTTCGATACCGACTCATTGGCTGATAATAATTCATACCGGTAATTTGACAACTTAAGGGGCAATCTCATTAGCATAATTGTTAAAGATATAGACTTGATTTACAGTTGGTTTAACTTGTACGGTTTGTTGGTTTCACATTTTGGTcgtaatttcgtgaaaataacgttaaaagcggcggatggttaatcatgtatcatgtggtgacgttgatagctgaaagacacgggggtacatgcaccaatcagtctctgtcccgattgtatgagtgttatgtgtcttaggtccaaggcttgatacaaaactgcaatcgagccgggggtctcactttAAGCAACCTCTCTATTCTTATGGGGttgaggtaaggctgtctacatctaccctccttagaccctaccttagctttgctattggtgggatttactgagtatgatgatgatgatgatgttttgggATCTTTGAGCTTTTGAAAGTTCATAGGGTATGCGTGTTTGGTCATTTcttatgttttgttttgttttgttttatgtgTGTTGGGATTTTGTTTATGAGAGTTTGATATGTAGGGTGTTTGGATGtgggtgttaaaaaggggaaTTGGATTTTACTATTTTAGTAATCTGAACTATGAGTAGTAAAAAATATACACTTGATTTACGCGCAATTTCACTTGTTGTACGTTTCTCCATTTCGTTCATAATCATCATTTGGAAACGAGTGGAAGTCAAGTGTAAATTATGATGATTATCGAGTGGGATTGTCCATGGCTACGTAAATGGAAGTTAGGAGTGTCATTGGTTAAATGTCAGATAATAATATATGCGGGTAATTTGACCTTTCGTAGTTTCTTCACTCCTTCGGTTGATCTTACATATAAACCTCTTACAAACCGTAATTTTGACATTGAACTACATGATGTGCGCCTTTTTTTGCCAATATAAACAGTTTTAAACCAAGATTGTAATATAAGTAGAATTTGAGTACTGATATCCTTTAAACAGTTTGTTCCATCTCATGTTGTAGGgtgtaaaaatataaatataatttacGATTACGTGTGTTATACGCACTATAAGCATTTCAGAATTACCTAACATTATTATTATGCAGCGTGTATTATACGTAGATATCGACATTCACCACGGAGACGGGGTCGAAGAAGCTTTCTTCACCACCGACAGGGTGATGACTGTTTCTTTCCACAAGTTCGGGGACTTTTTCCCCGGTACGGGTCACATCAAAGACATCGGTGCAAATCAGGGCAAATACTACGCTTTAAACGTCCCATTAAATGACGGGATGGACGACGATAGCTTCCGTGGTCTGTTCAGACCAATCGTTCACAAAGTTATGGAAGTTTATCAGCCTGACGCTGTCGTTCTTCAATGCGGGGCCGATTCATTGGCCGGTGATAGACTCGGGTGCTTCAATTTGTCTGTTAAAGGTCATGCGGATTGTCTTAGGTATCTTCGGTCGTTCAATGTTCCGCTCATGGTGTTAGGTGGTGGCGGTTATACAATCCGCAATGTGGCCCGTTGTTGGTGTTATGAGGTTGTTTCTTTCGCTCTGTGGCGTGTGTGTGTAGTGAATATAATGTTATGAGTGTGAATACTTACGATTGAATTTGATTTGTTGAAAATTTGCAGACAGCAGTTGCGGTTGGGGTTGAACCTGAAAATAAACTGCCGTACAATGAGTATTACGAGTATTTTGGACCGGATTACACTCTTCATGTTGAACCGAGTCCCCTTGACAACCAAAATACACCGAAAGATTTGGAGAAAATTAGGTGAGACTGCATAGTGGTTATTTCTTGTCTATCtaaccatagttgttaatagcgaatagcgtTCGTTGTGTGATGGTTATCGACTACAAAGCGTGAAATAGcgggattttaggttttttttttttttttgaaatatacatattaaaacagcctattttgataaaaatatacatataaaatatatctaaaattttTTTATAGTGTATCGCTAAACATAAAATTGTGCTACGTAGTGTATAGATAGCTTGACGCTATTGTCCACtattcgctattgacaactatgcttCTAACCTCGATCACATACTTTCTGTTTAGTATATCTTTGTATGAAACGTTTAATTAAAATGATATATTAATCATTAATCTTCAACTAAATGGTCACTTGGTTGGTGAAGAATATGAACTACTCTCCGATGGATGTTACCATTTTGTGCATATTTGTCTAACAAATTGTTTTATGAACAAATAAGTCTTTCTTGGTTGCTTCCTGGTAAAATCCGTCAGAAAATAGTATTTGTATATATGTGTTTTAGGAGAGCTTTATTTGATGTGTTGAGCCTTGTAGGAATTTGCGGACCACAATGTCTGTGCCCCTCATGATTTCCATGTAAATATAAATCAGTATGACAATATATATAAATTACATGCAGGTTAACTTGAGCCTGTATAATAATTTGCCATTGTATATTACTTGTTTTGATGACCATAGTTTGTTTATATCTTAATAAAGTCAAGGGGATAGGTTATGTTTGGTTCCTATTAAATTTGTAGTTCATATACATTTATGCTTGCAATAAGTATACATTTGTTGAAGTCATGGGACATCTATAATAACTAGGCTTGTTTCAATAGTTTTCTTAGAGaatataataattatttatattgtacTTAACTAGGTCGACCCTGTATGCTGATTTCAGTATTATATTTCCATGCTTTCTTGTTTAAGGAAAAAACATTTGCTATATTATGATTACTGATTAGTACAAAAGTAGCTTCAGTACCTTGTGAATCTTTTAATGTTTTTtcgtatttttttttgtttctccGGGTACCTAAAATTGCAGAAGAAATAAAATTAAAGACACTAAATTAACAGCGTCCGACAGTTTATTTTACCTTTTCTAGAAATGAATGATATATGTAGGGTGGCTTAAAGCCGCTATTACAATTATAAATATAGATAGGTACCGGTTTTAGTTCACTAGTACTTTGGGTAAAAGATTTGTAGTTATTACAAATTACATATTATTTGATGACATTTATTATTATTGTCATCATCagactcagtaaatcccaccaatagcaaagctgtaatttttaatatttatttatttattattattatcttttaGTAATTACAAGTTACATATTATATGATgacatttattttttattattaattttgttCACAAGTAATTTATGCAACAGATTTGTAGTTACTACAATGCTACTTAGTATCGGAAACTTCTATAGCTTAAGACATCTGTAGATAGCTTTGTTTGATGGGTTTGCCTCGaaagcatggttgtaaaagtcccgcctaggctccgagtactctccgagtactcgctacaaggtaggctgccgaggcacgagtactggtctcccaggccaattactccccgagtaatctccgcctaagccgagtacttcccgagtactcccgaatccgactagggagcgcctagcgacttttgcaaccatgctcGAAAGAGTTATCTGACTAAACCAAATGTCTAAAATGCCCTTCAATAATGTCGCAGAAAGGGAATTCCCTGAAACTTTGTAACTATGAAACCGTACGAACACATGAGTTTGTTTGCAAAGCTAATTTTGACGTATGTTAAAATATCACAGGAACATGCTGCTGGAGCAACTGTCTAGGTTACCGCATTCTCCTAGTGTGCCATTTCAGATAACGCCACCTGTCACCGAAGTCCCTGAAGAGGCAAGTACATTAATGTTTTAGGCACAATATTCACATAACTGTTTCGTGTTTATTTCATttgaaatgtaaataaataaacaggTAGAGGAGCCAATGGAGAAACGCCCAAAACCTCGCATATGGAGTGGCCAAGAGTATGATTCTGATGTCGATGAAGATGAGAAGCCCCGACGTCAAAGCTTCAATGCAAATAATAACAGTACAAGGTATATTTCATAGTCTTTCTATAAATCTTTTAATTATGAAGAGATATGCATACTTTCTGTAACAAATATCAAAATGGTGATTTAACATATAAACTAGATGTGACAGTTGATTAGAATTAGGTTTTGGTTAATGTTTTATCTCTAACGGATCAACAGTATAATCAAATCGAATGGGTCAAAAGTTAGGAGTGTATTTTTAATGCATAAAGCCTCCTAAATCAtgtaaggggttgtttgtttacctcttaatggttcagacctcttcttactggttcagcacttaatggttcagactgtttatTTCACCAGCAGATgtttgaatggttcagacatttgcttctgaatggttaagatttatacagagtctgaatggttaagacctctaatctgaattggtcagacatttgcctctgaacagttaagcattatacaggctcttaatggttcagacctcttactggttcggtacttaaccattcagatgttgccaaacagcccctaagtaaaatattaatattattgatGTGGTAGGATGTTTGTAATAATGTTTGACACACTAATCGTTACCATAAATTCTGAAAATGTGTTTTTAGTCAACCAACTTCATTTACGGTCACAAAAATCATGAAGCGTATTATCTAAAATATTTTATACAGGCTTGTGATTTTGaaaaaagaataaaattatattcAAATTGTAAAAACCAAACCGTCAAACCGCTATAACTGACTGGTTTGGTTTGTTATTTTCAAAAATTGTAGTCAATGGTTTGGCGCCCATTTTTGTCAAAACGTTTGAATCGGACCGTGAACACCTCTTAAACCTATTACTTGATGTCATCATGCTTTTAATTGATTTGGAAACTACAACCATTGTTAGGGATTATGCAACTTAAAGGATGAAGAAGATATGATTGAAGGGGGTGACCGCCCATGAGTGGCACTTCGATCTTTTGTGCTACAAAAATCTATGAAGTTGTTGCATTTCTTTGAATTAAAACAGCTTAGAAGAGTAATGCCCAAAGTTGTAACTCTTGTAAATCTTTGGTTTAATTGTCTGAGAATGCTTACATGGATGAATTACAACTTTTAGACTGGTTTTAGTTCTTGAAATGTTCGTTTTACGTTTTTATCTAATCATTTTACTGCAACGAGCCGTTTGTTGTATATATTCTAAAGTAGGTGTACAAAAAAACAGCTCAGCCATAGGGTTGAGATCCGGTCAACCCTTTACTTTGAAATCGATTTGAACCCAGTAAAACCTGGCCCGAAGCAGTCAAATCCAAA
This genomic stretch from Helianthus annuus cultivar XRQ/B chromosome 8, HanXRQr2.0-SUNRISE, whole genome shotgun sequence harbors:
- the LOC110873717 gene encoding histone deacetylase 6 is translated as MVDTTAVGTASLPSGPDGKKRRVSYFYEPSIGDYYYGQGHPMKPHRIRMAHNLIVHYSLHRRMEIVRPFPAGPEDIRRFHSDDYVDFLASVTPDTVQDHTHTRHLKRFNVGEDCPVFDGIFEFCQASAGGSIGAAVKLNRQDADIAVNWAGGLHHAKKSEASGFCYVNDIVLGILELLKVHRRVLYVDIDIHHGDGVEEAFFTTDRVMTVSFHKFGDFFPGTGHIKDIGANQGKYYALNVPLNDGMDDDSFRGLFRPIVHKVMEVYQPDAVVLQCGADSLAGDRLGCFNLSVKGHADCLRYLRSFNVPLMVLGGGGYTIRNVARCWCYETAVAVGVEPENKLPYNEYYEYFGPDYTLHVEPSPLDNQNTPKDLEKIRNMLLEQLSRLPHSPSVPFQITPPVTEVPEEVEEPMEKRPKPRIWSGQEYDSDVDEDEKPRRQSFNANNNSTRDYAT
- the LOC110870554 gene encoding LOW QUALITY PROTEIN: scarecrow-like protein 23 (The sequence of the model RefSeq protein was modified relative to this genomic sequence to represent the inferred CDS: substituted 2 bases at 2 genomic stop codons) translates to MWHNYLLPEISELSSPFGSSPERVAAYFAEALQAXIISSYIRTXTPLTFKTKTLALAQNQKICNALQSYNSISPSIKFSHFTANQAIFQAIEGKETVHTIDLDIMQGLQWPGLFHILASRPRKIKSLRITGVGSSIELLNATGRRLHDFSNSLGLPFEFVPLEGKIGNICSDLNNISSDLNNLHNNMNNLNNMSIDLNNMNNNLMNKLGVRSDEPVVVH